The genomic interval gacatggaggtagatggagtgaggacagaggacgcagaggacagagttagatggaggaggacgactcgctgtgggGAGctctgaaaagggaacagctgaaagaaaaagaagtttgcTGTTTCTTTAATTGCACAATAAACCTTTGCGATTATCAGTTGGAATGCCAGCAGCAGATTTGAAGAAGTTAGTgtagagaaacaaaacaacaaagtattCTGAAACATGAGTAGAAATAagattctgatttttttttgcccccatTGTGACGTTCCACCTGTGCTAGACCCCTTCAAATGTTGCAGtgaaaaataatctaaacataaaatatgcaaGCACTGTAGGTTCAAATAAGGCCAAACgttgcagcaaaacaacaaaacaaaacgaaaaaaaaaaaaaaacctcttgtgAAATACTCATCTTACTCATTTTTTGACTGACAGCATTAGAAAATCTGATATTTTAGCTGCATACCTTTTTGCATAATATAGAGGTTTTCAAACTACTACACAATGCAAACTTTGcacaaaaagtcagaaaatttgtgtttggttgattatttctttgttgtaacgaTGCTTCTTAGCAGTAAATCTAATACTGttagaaagcctgtttatttgcCACTAAATGGAGCCatatttgttaggaaaatacatctgtgggttgagcagcagagatgAATTTGTGGGTTGcacccatgaaaaacttgccaaatcttctctgtcAAAACAGAACTGCTTGTTCTGCTTTTGGCTCTTGTTTGGTGTCATTTATTGGATTGAACTGAAGAAATAGGACATATTGGCAAGTTATCAAGTTATTGAACTAACAAACAGGGGCTTtggtagcatgtggaagaaccatacacagccacaacagccttgctcctcctcctcatcacacCCTGCTGTGGGACGGTGTCCCATTCTTCAACCAGCGTTTGCTGTGAATCAGCCAGTGTGGTTGTGTCGgtcactctggaacaaacagaacaccaaagctgatcccacaggtgttcagtggggttcaggtcaggactgcaggcaggacaTCCCCTCCTCTCCACTCCAAAGGCTGGAGGTAGTCTGTGGGAAACCCTGCTTAGTGGGGGTGAGCATAGTCAGCTTGGAGGATAGAGTTCAGGCTCAAAATgtcagaataagctgtttggcagagaagatttggtcAGATTTTCATGAGCCCAACCAACAAACTcatctctgctgctcaacccataaatgcattttcttaTCAAATATGGctccatttaaggggaaataaacaggctttccaacagtATAAGATTTACTGCCAAGAAGCAtcgttacaacaaagaaataatcaaccaaacacaaattttcttaCATTCGTGCTAtattcaaatgtaaaacaattaggtttaatgattttaatattttacaaatggCTCTTTTTATCATCCCCCTCCCAGCTCATGACAACCTATTTTTCCGTCTCTTTTTGATGCCACACTTCCTGGTCTCGGACAGATGTGGACAGGGGCCGCCAAAGACACTCGGGGAGAGCAGGACTTGTCTGGTGCGGGTTTCCTCTCCCCTCTTGTGGACCGCCGTGCTCTTTTTCCGGACACAAGGACCCCAGCTGGTCCATTCACCAACCCGGCAGTgaacttaaaaacacacaaaacaagaaaaagaaaagaacttgTTGAAGTGGAGgagtaaaaatgtgaaaaatatgtATTAGGTTTGTTTTCGCCTCACTTTGGGGGGTGCACTCCATTAGCTGCATGTAAGGCTCAAAGCCTTTAGGGCAGGTGTGGTGGCACAGGCCGTGGAGGTGGTACATGTCTGCCCTACACCTCTGGCACACGTTCCTCTTCGTACACAGCTCACAGCCTGCAGGACACTCTGACACaaataaagacatgaaaatattgtaaaaacaaaaaaacaacgttGAAGCTGCACTGCACAGATTCTGTGGAATGGCAGCTTACCGAGGCACTCTCGCAGAGCTGCGTTCGCCATCATACCGTGTGGACAGCTGCTTTCACATCTGCCTCGGAACAGGAAGTGGCCCGGATGGCAACGCGTGCAGAAGTTCTCACTGAAGCAGGAGGCGCAGTCTGCGTTGCACTCTGCAGGTTGATAGAAACCCAGAGTCAGCACTGCAACACTTTCTGCTCCCTGCGCCGTCCCTGAACGCTGAAGACCCCGCAGCCGCATGCAAGTTAACGCAACCACATCAGATATACAACTGCGATCAGATGTTTCCACGCAACAACATATCTGCCACTGTGATCTTGAACTTGGACTGATTTTGTCAGATTGATTGTGGGAcgtgcagtttttttaaaataaaagaaaaaacaagattttcataaaaaagttctttttgcttggagtttttttaaatcaaccaaGACTCATTACTATAAGAAGTTATAGGGAAGAATCTAAACTACAAATACACAAAGCTGCCGTTAATCTGGAGCTGCTGGAACCAGCTTCACTGAAgacagttttattatgttttacgTCACGACTGACTGAGATAACGGCATGGGGAGAGTAGTCCATGCTCCAAAATCAACACCCAGAAACCCAACTATTGTTTGCAGCTGACCACAtatattaacacacacacacacacacacacacaaaacacataaaaggaaaatgttatGGGTGTCtgagaaaaaagttgtttgaaaataatatttagagGGATGCTGAGGGGAGAGGACCCCCACCCTGGATCTCAGGGCTCCCTACCATTTATGTTTCAGACATTTCTCTGCTTCTGATTTATGTATGGGACAATAACAGATCTCTGAAACTTACAGGCTGGTGGGCTCTGAGGACTAGGGTTGGAAACCACTGGttcagaaaccagaaacagacACCTACTGttcagcatggtggtggtagcatcatgccaCGGGGCCCTCTTTGGTGACAGtaaggattattattattattatttattttttgcgcAAAGTAAACAGAATAGGAGCTGGAAGAACACTATTAGAAAATTCTTTACCATAGTTTTGAAGCTGAAACTTGGACGTGGTTCGGTGAGTTTTAGTCCACTGGCCAAAAAAGCATCAAAgctaaattcaaaaaaggttaaaaacaaaaacaactggacttctattttgcagttgaggagctttctcaattcaggaTGAGAAgggaaacgtcttcaactacagaatagaagtccagttgtttttgttttttaaccttttttgaatttaccatggcctggaagactgagaatctacaccagcataagcTACAAAGATGGTTGTAAATTAATCTGTGCCAGGaaactaattgttttttttaacaaatcctATATTTTCTGCCAAGAGAAGTGGTGAAATACCAAACCAAACCCCTGCCAAAagcattttatataactttgtaaaggaaatgacagaatttaaaacaactccatgtGCCTTTTTGACTGTTTCAGAGAACGGCTCCACCAAAatccacttttttctttctttttttttgtgcgttcattatattttcttcaaaaaaagaacagtgaaacaaacaaacaaacaacaaaaaaaaaaaaactggagtaACAGAAATCCCCGCTCCCGCTTGCGTTCGCCGGTACGTACTGGCACAGCTGCTGATTTGCGGCGAGCGCGCGCCGTAGTGACCTCGAGGGCAGGAGGACAGACACGTCCCCCTCTGCCGCATCCCGTCCAGCTCCAGGTGGAAGAAGAAACGAGGTCTGCAGGACAGACAGCCGTTCGGGGCAGAGCACGTCGCGCATCCCGCCTGGCAGTCGCTGCTCACCGAGGAGCTACCTGCAGCAAAGAATGGGCAGAGGTTTTAGACATGAGTAAGTCTGgatatgtgtgtttttaggcaagTAAAACTCTACTCTATGTGCTGTTTGACAAACTGAGATCTCAGCTCTGGAATTCCCAGTGTGCAAGTGGGTAAATCCAATGGAAATCTATGAGCACATTGTTCCCTGTAAGCTGAACTGTACACTTATTGTCTCCATATGTCGTCCCCGTCTACTCTGTCCGTAAAAAGAGCGATAAATCACAAGCCACTGAAGGCTGGAAGGTACTTACGTTTCCATCTCAGAACATCCGTGGCCCCTTggctttctgaaagattcatgaGGTGCAGAATCCAAATGAAGGAGGATATTCTCATTTTCCCTCACACTCCGGAGCGGCGTTCACACCCCAGATCCCCCAATGCACATTTCAGATTGTTGTCGCGGGGGCTCCACAGCAGTCATTCAGACGTACTCGCGCAGAGATTCCAGCAGAGAAGTGCAAAGATGTTTTCTGGAGGAAAAATCCCTCGGGCATTCCATGAGATCACCGGAGTTGCCAGAATGCCATGGAGAGTGCAAACAGAAGAGAACCATCATACGATAGTCGCAGCCCCCGATCTAATCCAAAGTTTGGGTAagcgctctttttttttttttttccttgcacaAGTTCACACTCCCACCCTCCTCTCTTCATCGCTCTAAACCCTCCTTCTGAGCCATCATCACATCTACAGGGTCTCTGCGTCTGCAGCAGAGTAACATCcctgcttccttttttatttttacttgaacGATGAATCGTCTCATCGGAAATATTGACCCTCGTCTGTCCCACCCCAGTCTCATTGATCCAGTTCagttgacttttatttgttcctttCCACCTATGATCCTGGAAGTTGGACCCATTCGTCAGAAGAGATCCTCTGTGGTCGACCCGAATGTTGGTTTGAGACTCTGTGACTGGAGAGCTGGAGGAGTTTCGTTtggaccagactgacgagcaaACAGCTCGTCTCAAAACCAGCTTCGCCCTCAAAAACCTAATATCGGTTCACGCAAGCGccattttataaaaccttttccACTGCCGTCAGTTTCCACATTTCacggttatttacatggaaCTGCACGGATACTCCTGCTGGAAATCCCCCAGGCTGCCACGAaggtgccacagctagctgccacCGTAATTACttacaactaaaataatcagagaaCAAAGCACATCATGTAAAATTAATGGTGAGGAAAGGTTTATGGAATTATGAACCGCATGAATCGTTTTAAGAGTGGAGTCGTTTTAATACAGCACACAATAACCCACTGAAGTATTAGTAGTGCTCTGACtagtttagttagttagttagctAGTTAGTTGTATATTTGAAGCCTAGCctttaaagcctttttgtttttcttacactGAACCTGGTATTGCCATGCAAAGttgtttcctaacagagctTTCCCAGCATGctcaaaaaaaccaaaaaaacaacttggagCGTGCTGTTTGcggtttattttgaaaggattctGAAATGGAAACTAGGGTCGTGGGTGAACTCCGTTTTACTGGCAGGACGCGGGAATCCCGTGTCGAatatttgaagaaaactcaaatcCTCAGACAAATTGAACTCGTTAacccagtcagaattaaaatctTCCTCCTGAGTCGTTCAAAGACTCGGGAGGAGATAGGTGAGATACTGTTTATGACCTTTCCACAGGACCCTACTTCAAACAGTCTGAGTTTTATGTATATGATGCTTTTGCAAATGCACTGCAGAAGGTTACTAGAGGTGCAGATGATGATGCAGGAGTTTGTTAAGACCGACACATGGCTGCCTTCTGCACGCTTCACCTCAGCATCATCGTATTCCTGCCATTAGAGAGGATTTTTACTCAGGTCTACTTTACAAAATGTCCTCATTTGTGTCTTTGAGAGTACAGCTTTGTACTGGGATCCATTCAGAAAACTTTAACATCTTCTCTCATGGTCCAAAAATTTTGATTCGTAAAATATACATGAAtccatttgaaaatatttgaatttagCGCCAACTACATTTCTCTGTCAACCAACCAGTTTTGGTTCCTAAAGCTACTTGAGAATTAAGTgcaagtgaaacaaaacaaacaaaaagggcacACAACAGATTTAACACTTTCACCAGGCCTGGAAAAggttctttaatattttataacaaTCTCTTTAAAGTTCTAGTAGTGGCTGCTGAATTGAGTGATCAAAAAAGGcgaataaacctttaaaataaccacCACTCGCTCGTGACTTGTGTCAAAGCTAAAGAAAACATCATTTCagaggtaaaaagaaaaaaaaaacaaaacacccgAGTGTTGCTCTTATGCTTCCACTCATTTTTAATGTTGAAGTTAAGCATAACGTGAGTGAGCACGGCGTGTTTTCTGCTCATATTTGGGTTGAAGAGATGAAAACCAAAACTTCCAGATGATTTGACTACCTTTGGGGCGCAAAATCAAAATGAGAGAAGAGGGTGTCAGAAAGAAGCTGCgattcccacacacacacacacacacacacacacacacacacacacacatacactggAAGATAATGAAACTTTTCCGTCCTCCAGGTTTGTTGTTTGGCATCCCGGGGAAGTGTTATCGGCTGTTTTGGGAACTCGGTGGTTccattttctcaaaacaaaCCTGAACGCTAACGTCACGCCGAGGAATGTTGTCGGCAAGATTTCCTCtatttaattcacttttttttgtatgtttggtCTCAAAACGTTACAGAACCTAACAGATTTAGAGCTTTTCTTTTAACCTTAAAAACCAAACGTGGTAATAAGCCTGTGTTTATTTCCATAAGTCTCGCTTCTGGACTGATAACGATGCCGGAGAACGTGGGCATAAAGACACAACTAGGCGTAAAAGCACATCTTACATCCTTAAAAGCATGTGTTCTTTGTTACCAAGCGCAGAGCGAGTTGTGTGCCTCTTAGCGTCCCTGGAGGAATCAGCAGGAGATCTGCTCCGGAGCTGATTTATCTCAGGGAGACTGATTTAGGAGGATGAGTCCAGGCCGAGGAGCTGGACAGGGCTCCGTGGTTTGGCTGCGGCTCTGACCTGCGagcgtaaaaaaaacaacatgcagtACATGCACACAGCAGGCAACACGCTGGCCGGGGAGGCTCAAATCCCTCAAGGAACAAGGAGGAGGACAATAAAGCAACGCCGGCGTCCAGCTGCTGCACGAGCAACGCCATCCATCACCCCGCGGGCGGCACGTTCGCAGGCGGTGCCTTCAAAAGCACAGAAAGAGCAACGAGAAACGTCCAGCTCTGCCGCTGGTGATGCGTTACCTCGCAGCAGCAGGGAAGGAGATACAAACAAGGGAGTTAAGACagttttggggggggggacatgCACAGATGTTTTAGCAGATATTTGGAGGCTCAGTTTCAAAagcatatatataaataaataaatatgtgaaaCACAGAAAGGGAAGCAAGATGAGAGGCGGCTCCACGAAGCCCCTACTCCTAAATCTGACAGGAGGCAGAAACGTGGCGAGGCGAGGCTCATCGGGGTGCCGGATCAGATTCCTGAAGGGAATGACCACGAGAGGCCGAGGGAGGTCTGAAGAGCGTAGGTGGAAGGACGGAAACGGACAAGAAAGCTGAGCATGAAAGAGAGGAGCAGAGTAAGAACAAAGTGTGACTTTGGGACCAATATAAACCATGCGGACAGGAGCCTCACGATAAGCTTACATGAAGGAATCCTCTCTCAGATACAAGCCCTAAAACTGAACTTCTTGCCTCACAGCTGTAAAATTCAAACACCTCTCCatatttaggtttaaaatgACTCGACGCGAAGcataaaacaaacccagaaagGGTCTCaccaggataaaaaaaaaaaaaaaaaaaaggtggcgCAGTTTATTTAGAGCGGAACAATACAAACaacacttctttgtttttcgAGGAGGAGATCTCGCCGCGAAAAGGCGTGTGGTGAAAAGGAATTAGCAGGATACCAATCTCGGCGAGCAGATCTCCCGCTTGGCGTGACGAAGAGGAGGAATTCGAAGAGGCCGTGAGGCGTGCAGCTGAAGACGGAGAGCGTGACGGACGATCGGAGCAccatccacaaacacacacctgatgCACTGCCCACGTAATAACAGAACATGACTtccaaaaacaactttttttttgctcatttatatCGTTTCAGCCTGTAcggttcattcattcattgttttttttacatttttgattaaaagatCTCTTTGGCAGCAGTAATGTCTGTGTGAGGCTCAGGATGAGAGCCAGAGTGacattttaaaggatttattagGAAACAGGTACAGACTGTTGGCTTGCAAGAAAGAGAACAAAgactttataaaaatgtaaaatttcaaaacaaaaggagaaaaacaaacaaaaacaagaatagtGTGACTGGAATGATCCTTATTGTCTTCATCCTCGAGActtttttagcattttctaaaaagacagaaaaagaacaaaaaaaaaccctttaagtTGATGTGAAGTTTGAAGCAACAccagggaaaaagaaaaaactgaagaaaatgcactttttacTGTTATGACTGGCTTTGAATTTAAACATAATGTAAGAAGATGtgtctttaaatataaacaattaaaatatttgaacgCGTCTAATTTCACAcggtttctttttaaaggagcTGTCtttgaacaaatcatttttcaCCTTTAACAACAGATGACTAATCGAAATTTAAATCTTTACTAAAAAACTTCTGTTTACGTTGAGTGGCTTATcttaaataacttaaaactcAACTAACTACTTTGTtagataaatgtttaataaagagACAACTAATTAAAACcactgagcaaaaaaaagaaacaagaaaaactagaGAAAGTTGATTTCCTGCAAAAACTACAGCCTGAATgctgaaaacctgctgaagaagctgaaacttcaATGTTAAAGCTATCAAAAGActggctaaaagtagtaaaaattGGGAGGCTGCTGAGAGGTTACCTGTGGCTCCATTTTCTGAGCCACGATGCCACCCACTGTGACTTTTAGGCATTacaccagataaaaaaaacccccacctAAACCCCAAAGTATGGCTCTAATAATCATCCTCTCCGTTCCCTCCAGGACTAATGCTATAAACGACTGGTCCCCGGAGCTtctgggttagggttagggtgacCTTCCCCACCCCCTGCCACCCGGGATGAGACTGAGGACCAGCTCCATCCATTTAGCGGTCAGGAAGCTGAACTCCTCCTCCAGCACTCCCATCCATCTCTGACACACAAACTCTGCCATTAAAGtgaccccccccaccccaccaccaccacacactgCCCCCCTCACCATCCCTACAATAACCACTCTTTAATCCAGGACCAAATCATTTGGACAATACAAACAGTGCACTATTCCTAACATGAGACACCTCCAACAGTACCGAACTTGCactaatgtaaaatatatatcatctcatgttttagtttgtatattttacatttctgcttacatttgcattttacttttctgcctttttgcACCGTGGCTGGGAGAGAAACTTAGTTTTGATCCTCCGTATGTCCTGCACATACAGCAATACTGATAATGAAGTTGTCTGtgatttgcaacttttagctcccagtttgcttttttaactaaaaagtcagttttagcttcatcaCCAGCGTTCAGCTCTCGGGCTGCATTTGTCTCTGTTGTTCactaattttatgttttcttaaaCAAGATGTTAATGTGAGGTAAATGCTCCCCTAAGGCTGCTTATTGAAACAAGCTGTTGCCCCTTGTACCGTTAATGGAGGCCTGTAATGTTCATATTCATGTAAGCGCCATACATTTAATATGATTGTTGTTACCTTGGAGACCGCTTTGACATGGTGACCTCGTATCGTCGCAGATTTTTCCTCAAACGCCTTGGCCTTGGCCTCTTCAGCCAGGTTGTTCAGGAACAGAAGTGTCAGCAGTTCAATCTGTGAGCAGGTAAACCCCAGCTGTGTTGGTTAATGAGTTAAAATCTaacagaggggggaaaaaagcgaACACGACAGACATTAAAGATCCACCTACCATCGCTTCTGACGCGGGCCCGATCTTTACGTTTCCCTTCGCTTTTCGTGCAACAGTACTTTTTAGTTTGGGTATCTTTTTCAGCATGTTTGCTTATTGTTGCGCCCGAAACGAGCGTTTAAAGcgtcaaaacaaaaattgtttacGTTTCCAATCTCCCGCTTCTCTTAACATCCGGTGCgaagtcttcttcttcttcttcttcttcttcttcttcgtgcttttcctttttttgccgTTTTGTCGTCGTCGCGCCACCTACCGTTTCCCGTTTTGTTGCGTGAGCGGGGAAAATTTCGTGCGCTTGCGCGTGTATTTCTTTACACAGACGCGACAACACAAAGTCCGTGGAAGTCAATAAATCCGTGGGCAAAACAGTTCCGTTGAAAATATCCCTTTTCGACGCAGTTCCACTTTCTCATTGCAAAGCCTGTGCTGCTACCTAGCGGCTGCTTCGTGCTACTGCACCGGTAAATTCCGCTTTTCCACATCCGGTAGTAATGGCTGCCACCAGTGAGAAACCAGCCGGCATGAATAATATGCTGCAGTTTATGAAACTTATCGGACAACTCAAAGTAAGacgttttttgttgttttttttaagttggatTTGGTGTCTTTCAGATACAACAAAGAGTGTCTATTGATAATACTCGTAAAAGCTTTGGTCTTAACCAACCTATTCAAGTCATCCAGCAACTTGTTACTGAAATAACTTACACATTTTGAGCtgtctgagttttttttataggATCAAATGCATGCACTTGCATGcagtcttttaatttatttattttaaaatgcgtcgtattataaacaaatacacatgTGGGATTACCACAGGTATACAATACTTTGCAGCATTTTAAGACAGCCACAGTTTTTTGTCATACTTCAAAGTGATCCTAATCAACagttctgcaggttttctgaGGGGTCTTTCAAtgcttttctttggactttggctttTTAAGTCATTTCCAACCCAGTTCTTGCACCTGGCAGCATACTGTGCACGTGTTTacctaaagaaataaataaacgtgTCTGTTTAATAATCTCCTATGAACAGACTTGGTTTACCTCTGATGAGCcttgtgttttctcttcagaGGGTGCCTCGGACCGGCTGGGTGTACAGGAAGGTGAAGGAACCAGAGAGCGTATCCGACCACATGTACCGCATGGCTGTGATGTCTCTGACCATCACCGACCCCACAGTGGACAGAGACAGGTGGGTGGAGGTCCGCTCGAAGCGAGGAGCCGTCCACGTGCACAGACTTCTCAAGGTGTGCTCTGTCCTCACCTGCACAGACGTCTCAAGGTGTGCTCTGTCCTCACCTGCACAGACGTCTCAAGGTGTGCTCTGTCCTCAGGTGCGTAAGGCTGGCTCTTGTCCACGACATGGCCGAGTGCATTGTGGGAGATATTGCTCCGTCAGACAACGTCAGCAAGGCAGAGAAGCACCGGAGAGAGGAGGCAAGTGAGCTACGGCGTCTAGCAGCCTCACTGATCGCTGCTTTTTAAGTTAAtgacacaaaagtaaaaaggtttgcTGGTATTGCTTCGTTCCCAGGAAGCGATGAGGCATCTGACAAGCCTTCTGCCGGAGGGACTCAAGCAGGAAATCTTTGCTCTGTGGGAGGTATGCTGCTTTGGTGTTTTAAGTTagtttttgggtgttttttttttgtggcaacaAGCCTTGTAAAGTCTGCGCATCCTGTTCATGTCATGTGTAAGTACGATCAGACGATA from Kryptolebias marmoratus isolate JLee-2015 linkage group LG19, ASM164957v2, whole genome shotgun sequence carries:
- the LOC108231829 gene encoding R-spondin-3-like isoform X2, with product MRISSFIWILHLMNLSESQGATDVLRWKRSSSVSSDCQAGCATCSAPNGCLSCRPRFFFHLELDGMRQRGTCLSSCPRGHYGARSPQISSCAKCNADCASCFSENFCTRCHPGHFLFRGRCESSCPHGMMANAALRECLECPAGCELCTKRNVCQRCRADMYHLHGLCHHTCPKGFEPYMQLMECTPQIHCRVGEWTSWGPCVRKKSTAVHKRGEETRTRQVLLSPSVFGGPCPHLSETRKCGIKKRRKNRLS
- the LOC108231829 gene encoding R-spondin-3-like isoform X1, yielding MRISSFIWILHLMNLSESQGATDVLRWKRSSSVSSDCQAGCATCSAPNGCLSCRPRFFFHLELDGMRQRGTCLSSCPRGHYGARSPQISSCAKCNADCASCFSENFCTRCHPGHFLFRGRCESSCPHGMMANAALRECLECPAGCELCTKRNVCQRCRADMYHLHGLCHHTCPKGFEPYMQLMECTPQIHCRVGEWTSWGPCVRKKSTAVHKRGEETRTRQVLLSPSVFGGPCPHLSETRKCGIKKRRKNRKRDELLYISPIYLRVFLHPKWRALDRKLPILYRLLKLGANFKNLFQ
- the cenpw gene encoding centromere protein W; protein product: MLKKIPKLKSTVARKAKGNVKIGPASEAMIELLTLLFLNNLAEEAKAKAFEEKSATIRGHHVKAVSKKMLKKSRG
- the hddc2 gene encoding HD domain-containing protein 2, yielding MAATSEKPAGMNNMLQFMKLIGQLKRVPRTGWVYRKVKEPESVSDHMYRMAVMSLTITDPTVDRDRCVRLALVHDMAECIVGDIAPSDNVSKAEKHRREEEAMRHLTSLLPEGLKQEIFALWEEYEHQSTPEAKLVKQFDLLEMILQAHEYEELEGSPGRLQEFFDSTAGRFHHLDVLRLVGSLNEQRGRQNAGGARSSEESQADGSGPEHQNTSSPTS